In Corynebacterium matruchotii, a single genomic region encodes these proteins:
- a CDS encoding acyl-CoA thioester hydrolase/BAAT C-terminal domain-containing protein → MRKITKNLLRVLGVITVLVFTAVGVSAYNYHHYKRRGPDPRDSSVVAARGGVTPVSGTYMRGFYYPAHGAAHPGTVVVFKGSDGSNNDELARQVRDQGYNVLGLYFFGQPGQQQYLANVPLEFFDEVLAWINDHGDVQEPITVMGVSKGAELVANLAIRYPEIDNIVLYTPTAYNYQGINYQWEPSPSFTWRGEPVDYVRLRFLPSSMVRSVMNLPVSYRKTSEQALAEATNLEAARIPIEQFSGHGLLFAGDQDAMWPADTAVRELSSRNKNLEGVVYHGAGHLFDEDITHYGPIWPTMFGGSIEGNRMAKTQSDALLFQRLQTWHR, encoded by the coding sequence ATGCGGAAAATTACTAAGAATCTCCTGCGGGTCCTGGGTGTCATCACAGTGCTGGTCTTCACCGCGGTGGGGGTTTCTGCCTATAACTACCACCACTATAAGCGCCGCGGTCCCGATCCCCGCGATAGTAGTGTCGTCGCGGCCCGGGGTGGCGTGACCCCAGTGTCTGGCACCTATATGCGTGGTTTCTACTACCCGGCCCATGGTGCCGCGCACCCGGGAACGGTTGTGGTGTTCAAGGGATCCGATGGGAGCAATAATGATGAATTAGCCCGACAGGTCAGGGATCAGGGCTATAACGTGCTGGGTTTGTATTTCTTCGGCCAACCAGGTCAGCAACAGTATTTAGCGAATGTGCCGCTGGAATTTTTCGACGAAGTATTGGCGTGGATTAATGACCATGGCGATGTGCAGGAACCTATCACTGTCATGGGAGTGTCTAAAGGGGCGGAACTGGTGGCTAACTTGGCGATTCGCTACCCAGAGATCGACAATATTGTGCTCTACACCCCTACGGCCTATAACTATCAGGGGATAAATTACCAGTGGGAGCCATCGCCCAGTTTCACCTGGCGGGGCGAGCCGGTCGACTATGTGCGGCTACGATTTCTCCCCTCAAGCATGGTGAGGTCAGTGATGAACCTACCAGTGTCGTACCGGAAAACTAGTGAACAGGCGTTAGCCGAGGCCACCAACCTAGAGGCTGCCCGCATCCCGATCGAACAATTCTCCGGGCACGGTCTGTTGTTTGCGGGCGATCAGGATGCTATGTGGCCGGCCGATACGGCAGTGCGGGAACTAAGCAGCCGCAATAAAAACCTGGAAGGCGTGGTGTACCACGGTGCGGGGCATTTGTTTGATGAGGACATCACCCACTATGGGCCAATATGGCCAACGATGTTTGGCGGTTCTATCGAAGGCAACCGAATGGCGAAAACCCAATCGGACGCCTTACTCTTCCAGCGGCTACAAACCTGGCACCGATAA
- the smc gene encoding chromosome segregation protein SMC — protein MYLKSLTLRGFKSFASATTLKFEPGICVVVGPNGSGKSNVVDALAWVMGEQGAKTLRGGKMEDVIFAGAGGRKPLGRAEVTLTIDNSDGALDIDYTEVSVTRRMFRDGASEYEINGSKARLMDIQELLSDSGIGREMHVIVGQGRLSQILESRPEERRAFIEEAAGVLKHRRRKEKAQRKLVSMQANLDRLTDLTGELRRQLKPLARQAEAARRAATVQADLREARLRLAGYELTQLQEKLGSAEEQTAMLLAQVEEVTTQLDVATEIHTNLEAELAVAAPAADAAQQLWFDLSSLVERISATKRIADDRVGSFQETPYAGQDPDQLERRAQRAAAEYQELATHVEIAAERLDNMRDEVAIRQEAADQADREHLAQVRALADRREGIVRLLAQEESQRAQVTALEEEITRHDELVAETLTRLQEAEAQHQELGETLARLTLDTEPLRETHVRADAEAKAAEQRLEQVRSQQQNLERHVSRLESRIETLRATVPVTHGALSDSLTKASGVTHEFTPLAQHITIRPTAPAGVDGALALALGALSEAVTGTTRLDATTRNALATIPESVPRTAVILPGTGGIWHLDADLPADAAWLIDHIDVDADYAATVSRLLADVVWAETLDSACAIVDADARLKAVTPTGVLVGDGWFIAGRGTRGAVEITAQIATAQAELADAHADLNQLAGTFAGAKQAAEDARIRAAGATSALQEQETRVAELTRDLKRLESQVTANRKEYERTTGHAMQAATRLAELQHKLADTTDRLARVEEDTDLEEPTTQARDAAAQALAQVKAMELEAQLALRTAEERAESVRGKSTNLFRQAEQERQAKARHEQAMARRRAQAALARVVADAARDLLARATDATERATSDRDAAITRRNQVQTRLATAKDQVTALRTQQTRLTDNAHNMEIARSQAQVRMEEAQTKLVEQLGVPVTDIMRDYTPGPEFDLKHEKARLKQAEKDLSSLGKVNPLALEEYKALEERYEFLSTQLDDVEQARKDLTDVIEDVDAKILQLFTDAWLDVQAEFPKVFATLFPGGEGRLVLTEPGSMLTTGIEVEARPPGKKVKRLSLLSGGEKSLTALAMLVAIFRARPSPFYVMDEVEAALDDVNLRRLIALFVELRKDSQLIVITHQKPTMDVANVLYGVTMRGDGITRVISQRMTPGDLANPPAPQSSQS, from the coding sequence CATCGACTACACCGAAGTCTCCGTCACCCGCCGCATGTTCCGCGACGGCGCCTCCGAATACGAAATCAACGGCAGCAAAGCCCGCCTCATGGACATCCAAGAACTCCTCTCCGACTCCGGCATCGGCAGAGAAATGCACGTCATCGTGGGCCAAGGCCGACTCTCCCAAATACTCGAATCCCGACCAGAAGAACGCCGAGCCTTCATCGAAGAAGCCGCGGGCGTGCTCAAACACCGCCGTCGTAAAGAAAAAGCCCAACGCAAACTGGTCAGCATGCAAGCCAACCTCGACCGGCTCACCGACCTCACCGGCGAACTCCGCCGCCAACTCAAACCCCTCGCACGCCAAGCCGAAGCCGCGCGCCGGGCCGCTACCGTCCAGGCCGACCTGCGCGAAGCCCGACTCAGACTTGCTGGGTATGAACTCACCCAACTGCAAGAAAAACTCGGCAGCGCCGAGGAGCAAACGGCCATGCTGCTCGCCCAAGTCGAAGAGGTCACCACCCAACTCGATGTGGCCACCGAAATCCACACCAACCTAGAAGCCGAACTCGCCGTCGCCGCCCCTGCCGCCGACGCCGCGCAACAACTCTGGTTCGACCTTTCTTCCCTGGTCGAACGCATATCCGCCACGAAACGCATTGCCGACGACCGGGTGGGAAGCTTCCAAGAAACCCCCTACGCCGGCCAGGACCCGGACCAATTAGAACGACGTGCCCAGCGGGCCGCCGCCGAATATCAGGAGCTCGCCACCCACGTCGAGATTGCCGCCGAACGCCTCGACAATATGAGGGACGAGGTGGCCATTCGCCAGGAGGCCGCCGACCAAGCCGATCGGGAACACCTGGCCCAGGTGCGGGCATTGGCCGACCGACGCGAGGGAATCGTCCGGCTGCTGGCGCAGGAAGAATCCCAACGCGCCCAGGTCACGGCGCTAGAGGAAGAAATCACCCGCCACGACGAACTCGTGGCCGAAACCCTCACCCGGCTGCAGGAAGCCGAGGCGCAGCACCAAGAACTCGGCGAAACCCTTGCCCGGCTCACCCTCGACACTGAACCATTGCGTGAAACCCATGTGCGGGCCGATGCCGAGGCAAAGGCAGCCGAACAACGCCTAGAACAAGTGCGATCCCAACAACAAAACCTGGAACGGCACGTGTCCCGCCTGGAATCCCGCATCGAAACATTGCGGGCAACCGTGCCGGTGACGCACGGTGCCCTCAGCGACTCCCTCACCAAAGCCAGCGGCGTCACCCACGAATTCACCCCACTCGCCCAGCACATCACGATCCGCCCCACCGCCCCCGCCGGCGTCGACGGTGCCCTGGCCCTGGCACTCGGGGCACTCAGCGAAGCGGTCACCGGCACCACCCGCCTCGACGCGACTACCAGGAATGCGCTGGCTACCATTCCCGAATCCGTGCCCCGCACCGCGGTCATCCTGCCCGGCACCGGCGGCATCTGGCACCTCGACGCCGACCTGCCGGCCGACGCCGCCTGGCTCATCGACCACATCGACGTCGACGCCGACTACGCCGCCACCGTTTCCCGCCTGCTTGCCGACGTCGTGTGGGCCGAAACTCTCGACAGCGCCTGTGCCATCGTCGACGCCGACGCCCGCCTCAAGGCCGTCACCCCCACCGGCGTGCTTGTGGGTGATGGCTGGTTCATTGCCGGTCGGGGCACCCGCGGCGCTGTGGAAATCACCGCCCAAATCGCCACGGCCCAAGCCGAACTCGCCGACGCCCACGCCGATCTGAACCAACTCGCCGGCACCTTCGCCGGCGCGAAACAAGCGGCCGAAGACGCCCGCATCCGGGCCGCCGGCGCTACCAGCGCGTTACAAGAGCAGGAAACCCGGGTCGCCGAACTCACCCGGGACCTCAAACGCCTGGAATCCCAGGTGACAGCCAACCGTAAGGAATACGAACGCACCACCGGGCACGCCATGCAGGCTGCGACCCGACTGGCGGAACTGCAACACAAACTCGCCGACACCACCGACCGGCTCGCCCGGGTGGAAGAAGATACCGACCTGGAGGAACCCACCACCCAGGCCCGCGACGCCGCCGCCCAGGCGCTCGCCCAGGTCAAAGCCATGGAACTGGAGGCTCAATTGGCGCTTCGCACCGCGGAGGAACGCGCCGAATCCGTCCGCGGCAAGAGCACCAACCTGTTTCGGCAGGCGGAACAGGAACGCCAGGCCAAGGCCCGCCACGAGCAGGCCATGGCGCGCCGCCGTGCCCAAGCGGCCCTGGCTCGGGTCGTGGCCGACGCCGCCCGGGACCTCCTGGCTCGCGCCACCGACGCCACCGAACGCGCCACCTCCGACCGGGACGCCGCCATCACCCGCCGCAACCAGGTGCAAACCCGACTGGCCACGGCCAAGGATCAGGTAACCGCGCTGCGAACGCAACAAACCCGGCTCACCGACAACGCCCACAACATGGAAATCGCCCGCAGCCAAGCCCAGGTGCGCATGGAGGAAGCCCAAACCAAACTCGTGGAACAACTCGGGGTGCCCGTCACCGACATCATGCGCGACTACACGCCCGGGCCGGAATTCGACCTCAAACACGAGAAGGCACGCCTGAAGCAGGCGGAGAAAGATTTATCGTCACTGGGTAAGGTCAACCCCCTTGCGCTGGAAGAATACAAAGCATTAGAAGAACGTTATGAGTTTCTTTCCACCCAACTCGACGATGTGGAGCAGGCGCGCAAAGACCTCACCGACGTGATCGAAGACGTCGACGCCAAGATTCTGCAACTCTTCACCGACGCCTGGCTCGATGTCCAAGCCGAATTTCCCAAAGTGTTCGCCACACTCTTCCCGGGCGGCGAAGGCCGACTCGTCCTCACCGAACCCGGCAGCATGCTCACCACCGGCATCGAGGTCGAGGCCCGCCCACCAGGAAAGAAAGTCAAACGCCTCTCGCTCCTCTCCGGCGGCGAAAAATCCCTCACCGCCCTGGCCATGCTCGTGGCCATTTTCCGGGCACGCCCCTCACCCTTCTACGTCATGGACGAAGTAGAGGCTGCGCTTGACGACGTGAACCTCCGGCGACTCATCGCCCTATTCGTGGAATTACGCAAAGACTCCCAGCTCATCGTCATCACCCACCAAAAACCCACCATGGATGTGGCAAACGTGCTGTATGGTGTGACGATGCGGGGCGACGGCATCACTAGGGTAATCTCCCAGCGCATGACGCCCGGCGACCTTGCCAACCCGCCTGCGCCCCAGTCGTCGCAAAGCTAA